A region from the Vicia villosa cultivar HV-30 ecotype Madison, WI linkage group LG3, Vvil1.0, whole genome shotgun sequence genome encodes:
- the LOC131655627 gene encoding phytolongin Phyl2.2 — protein MGAASMIWNPDLIHYLCIAKSTTILAHHIKNSKDSSTIETLASKCLENSPPNHSFFSHTVNNRTYTFLIAPPFVLFAIFDHQLLKPHALAFLNRIKSSLIEALDKNDNFTPFSLQPQFDSVLNETLSFYDLSSNPGSSVMSPTTSRTLLVKPDEGLKKKKRIVDDGKEAAMVDLSSDDNSSLPFSKINDRQKAKRVWKKHVWVVLMLDLFVCAVLFVIWLWVCSGFKCMAY, from the coding sequence atgGGTGCAGCTTCAATGATTTGGAATCCAGACCTAATCCACTATCTCTGCATTGCAAAATCCACAACAATTCTCGCACATCACATCAAAAATTCCAAAGATTCATCCACCATAGAAACATTAGCATCCAAATGCCTAGAAAATTCCCCTCCCAATCACTCCTTTTTCTCCCACACCGTTAATAACCGCACCTACACTTTCCTAATCGCACCCCCCTTCGTCCTCTTCGCAATCTTCGATCACCAACTTCTCAAACCCCACGCTCTCGCTTTTCTCAACCGTATCAAATCCTCCCTCATCGAAGCCCTTGACAAAAATGACAACTTTACCCCTTTCTCCCTTCAGCCCCAATTCGATTCCGTTCTCAATGAAACCCTAAGTTTCTATGACCTTTCTTCTAATCCCGGTAGCTCGGTGATGTCGCCGACGACTTCGCGAACTCTCCTCGTGAAGCCCGATGAAGgattgaagaaaaagaagagaattgTGGATGATGGTAAGGAAGCTGCAATGGTGGATTTGTCTTCGGACGATAACAGTTCGTTGCCGTTTTCGAAGATCAATGATCGTCAGAAAGCGAAGCGTGTATGGAAGAAACACGTGTGGGTTGTTTTGATGCTGGATTTGTTTGTTTGCGCTGTTTTGTTTGTGATTTGGTTATGGGTTTGCAGCGGTTTCAAATGCATGGCTTATTGA
- the LOC131661291 gene encoding starch synthase 1, chloroplastic/amyloplastic isoform X1, protein MESLEIPRLLLHHHHPRASSSPSRPLSNSRFLPQLCFPSNLKKATKNATLRSVSGDTDGGPPASPDGPVSFEDDEIQQRDEDRALLLSKEIDDFGSLVGFRLSTTDSVHAGKTTTTDTHRGELRSDEVEEPGDTNVGEDKAEIRVSHNIVFVTSEAAPYSKTGGLADVCGSLPIALAGRGHRVMVISPRYQHGTAADKKFSSAVDLDRNINVFCFGAAQEVGFYHEYREGVDWVFVDHPSFHRPGNPYGDKIGTFTDNQFRFTLLSHAACEAPLVLPLGGFTYGEKCLFLVNDWHASLVSVLLAAKYRPYGVYKDARSILVIHNIAHQGVEPAITYSNLGLPQEWYGALGWVFPTWARTHALDTGEAVNFLKGAIVTADRIVTVSKGYSWEITTNEGGFGLHEILRDRKSILSGITNGIDVTEWDPSTDEHLASNYSAEDISGKVKCKVALQKELGLPVRPDCPMIGFVGRLDYQKGIELIRQAIPELMIDDVQFVMLGSGNPIYEDWMRATESIYKDKFRGWVGFNVPVSHRITAGCDILLMPSTFEPCGLNQLYAMRYGTIPVVHETGGLRDTVQNFNPFPVGTSAEGCNAEGTGWTFTPLSKESMLVALRYAIQTYNEHKSSWEGLMKRGMTRDYTWEKAATQYEQIIEWAFMDPPYC, encoded by the exons ATGGAGTCACTAGAAATTCCTCGTCTCCTTCTCCATCATCACCATCCCCGTGCATCTTCATCTCCATCTCGACCTCTTTCCAATTCAAGATTCTTGCCACAATTGTGTTTTCCTTCTAACCTCAAAAAAGCTACTAAAAATGCTACCTTAAGATCAGTTTCCGGTGATACTGATGGTGGTCCCCCCGCTTCACCAGACGGACCTGTTTCCTTTGAAGATGATGAAATTCAACAGCGTGATGAAGATAGAGCTCTCTTGTTGTCTAAAGAGATTGATGATTTTGGCTCTCTTGTTGGATTTCGTTTGAGTACTACTGACTCTG TACATGCAGGGAAAACTACTACTACTGATACTCATCGAGGGGAATTAAGGAGTGATGAAGTTGAAGAACCGGGGGATACAAATGTAGGAGAAGATAAGGCTGAGATTAGAGTGTCCCACAATATTGTTTTTGTGACATCAGAAGCTGCGCCGTATTCGAAGACTGGTGGACTTGCTGATGTTTGTGGTTCTTTGCCAATAGCGCTGGCGGGTCGGGGACATCGTGTTATGGTTATCTCTCCTAGATACCAACATGGTACTGCTGCAGATAAGAAGTTTTCTAGTGCGGTTGATCTTGATAGAAATATCAACGTATTTTGCTTTGGTGCTGCTCAGGAAGTTGGCTTTTACCATGAGTATAGGGAAGGGGTTGATTGG GTATTTGTCGATCACCCTTCATTCCATAGACCAGGGAATCCTTATGGGGACAAGATTGGGACTTTTACGGATAATCAG TTTCGGTTCACTTTACTTTCCCATGCAGCATGTGAAGCCCCATTGGTGCTTCCATTGGGAGGTTTCACTTATGGAGAAAAATGTCTATTCCTTGTTAACGATTGGCATGCCAGCCTAGTTTCAGT ACTTTTGGCAGCCAAATATCGTCCATATGGGGTATATAAGGATGCACGTAGCATATTAGTGATTCACAATATTGCACACCAG GGAGTGGAACCTGCAATTACGTATAGCAATTTAGGGCTGCCTCAAGAATGGTATGGAGCACTTGGATGGGTGTTCCCTACATGGGCGAGGACGCATGCTCTTGATACAGGCGAAGCTGTCAATTTTTTAAAAGGCGCCATTGTTACAGCTGATCGAATAGTAACAGTCAGCAAG GGCTATTCATGGGAGATAACAACTAATGAAGGTGGATTCGGTCTTCATGAAATATTACGCGATAGAAAAAGTATTCTCAGCG ggatcaCAAATGGAATTGATGTTACTGAATGGGACCCATCAACCGATGAACATCTTGCTAGCAACTACTCTGCCGAAGACATTTCTGGGAAG GTGAAATGTAAGGTTGCCTTGCAGAAGGAATTGGGTCTTCCAGTGAGGCCTGACTGTCCGATG ATTGGGTTTGTTGGAAGACTTGATTACCAGAAAGGTATTGAGCTGATTCGCCAGGCAATTCCAGAGCTTATGATAGATGATGTTCAGTTT gtaaTGCTTGGTTCAGGGAATCCTATTTACGAAGATTGGATGAGAGCAACAGAGtcaatttataaagataaattccGTGGTTGGGTTGGATTTAATGTTCCCGTATCTCATAGAATAACTGCAGG CTGTGATATACTGTTAATGCCATCAACATTCGAGCCATGCGGACTAAATCAGTTATATGCAATGAGATATGGAACTATACCGGTGGTTCATGAAACTGGGGGACTAAGA GATACAGTTCAAAATTTTAATCCATTTCCTGTAGGAACCAGTGCCGAAGGATGCAATGCTGAAGGCACAGG GTGGACGTTTACTCCGCTATCAAAGGAGAGCATGCTAGTG GCTCTAAGATACGCCATTCAAACATATAACGAACACAAGTCTTCATGGGAGGGATTAATGAAAAGAGGTATGACGAGAGATTACACGTGGGAAAAAGCCGCCACTCAATACGAGCAAATCATCGAGTGGGCATTCATGGATCCACCCTATTGCTAA
- the LOC131661291 gene encoding starch synthase 1, chloroplastic/amyloplastic isoform X2: protein MESLEIPRLLLHHHHPRASSSPSRPLSNSRFLPQLCFPSNLKKATKNATLRSVSGDTDGGPPASPDGPVSFEDDEIQQRDEDRALLLSKEIDDFGSLVGFRLSTTDSGKTTTTDTHRGELRSDEVEEPGDTNVGEDKAEIRVSHNIVFVTSEAAPYSKTGGLADVCGSLPIALAGRGHRVMVISPRYQHGTAADKKFSSAVDLDRNINVFCFGAAQEVGFYHEYREGVDWVFVDHPSFHRPGNPYGDKIGTFTDNQFRFTLLSHAACEAPLVLPLGGFTYGEKCLFLVNDWHASLVSVLLAAKYRPYGVYKDARSILVIHNIAHQGVEPAITYSNLGLPQEWYGALGWVFPTWARTHALDTGEAVNFLKGAIVTADRIVTVSKGYSWEITTNEGGFGLHEILRDRKSILSGITNGIDVTEWDPSTDEHLASNYSAEDISGKVKCKVALQKELGLPVRPDCPMIGFVGRLDYQKGIELIRQAIPELMIDDVQFVMLGSGNPIYEDWMRATESIYKDKFRGWVGFNVPVSHRITAGCDILLMPSTFEPCGLNQLYAMRYGTIPVVHETGGLRDTVQNFNPFPVGTSAEGCNAEGTGWTFTPLSKESMLVALRYAIQTYNEHKSSWEGLMKRGMTRDYTWEKAATQYEQIIEWAFMDPPYC, encoded by the exons ATGGAGTCACTAGAAATTCCTCGTCTCCTTCTCCATCATCACCATCCCCGTGCATCTTCATCTCCATCTCGACCTCTTTCCAATTCAAGATTCTTGCCACAATTGTGTTTTCCTTCTAACCTCAAAAAAGCTACTAAAAATGCTACCTTAAGATCAGTTTCCGGTGATACTGATGGTGGTCCCCCCGCTTCACCAGACGGACCTGTTTCCTTTGAAGATGATGAAATTCAACAGCGTGATGAAGATAGAGCTCTCTTGTTGTCTAAAGAGATTGATGATTTTGGCTCTCTTGTTGGATTTCGTTTGAGTACTACTGACTCTG GGAAAACTACTACTACTGATACTCATCGAGGGGAATTAAGGAGTGATGAAGTTGAAGAACCGGGGGATACAAATGTAGGAGAAGATAAGGCTGAGATTAGAGTGTCCCACAATATTGTTTTTGTGACATCAGAAGCTGCGCCGTATTCGAAGACTGGTGGACTTGCTGATGTTTGTGGTTCTTTGCCAATAGCGCTGGCGGGTCGGGGACATCGTGTTATGGTTATCTCTCCTAGATACCAACATGGTACTGCTGCAGATAAGAAGTTTTCTAGTGCGGTTGATCTTGATAGAAATATCAACGTATTTTGCTTTGGTGCTGCTCAGGAAGTTGGCTTTTACCATGAGTATAGGGAAGGGGTTGATTGG GTATTTGTCGATCACCCTTCATTCCATAGACCAGGGAATCCTTATGGGGACAAGATTGGGACTTTTACGGATAATCAG TTTCGGTTCACTTTACTTTCCCATGCAGCATGTGAAGCCCCATTGGTGCTTCCATTGGGAGGTTTCACTTATGGAGAAAAATGTCTATTCCTTGTTAACGATTGGCATGCCAGCCTAGTTTCAGT ACTTTTGGCAGCCAAATATCGTCCATATGGGGTATATAAGGATGCACGTAGCATATTAGTGATTCACAATATTGCACACCAG GGAGTGGAACCTGCAATTACGTATAGCAATTTAGGGCTGCCTCAAGAATGGTATGGAGCACTTGGATGGGTGTTCCCTACATGGGCGAGGACGCATGCTCTTGATACAGGCGAAGCTGTCAATTTTTTAAAAGGCGCCATTGTTACAGCTGATCGAATAGTAACAGTCAGCAAG GGCTATTCATGGGAGATAACAACTAATGAAGGTGGATTCGGTCTTCATGAAATATTACGCGATAGAAAAAGTATTCTCAGCG ggatcaCAAATGGAATTGATGTTACTGAATGGGACCCATCAACCGATGAACATCTTGCTAGCAACTACTCTGCCGAAGACATTTCTGGGAAG GTGAAATGTAAGGTTGCCTTGCAGAAGGAATTGGGTCTTCCAGTGAGGCCTGACTGTCCGATG ATTGGGTTTGTTGGAAGACTTGATTACCAGAAAGGTATTGAGCTGATTCGCCAGGCAATTCCAGAGCTTATGATAGATGATGTTCAGTTT gtaaTGCTTGGTTCAGGGAATCCTATTTACGAAGATTGGATGAGAGCAACAGAGtcaatttataaagataaattccGTGGTTGGGTTGGATTTAATGTTCCCGTATCTCATAGAATAACTGCAGG CTGTGATATACTGTTAATGCCATCAACATTCGAGCCATGCGGACTAAATCAGTTATATGCAATGAGATATGGAACTATACCGGTGGTTCATGAAACTGGGGGACTAAGA GATACAGTTCAAAATTTTAATCCATTTCCTGTAGGAACCAGTGCCGAAGGATGCAATGCTGAAGGCACAGG GTGGACGTTTACTCCGCTATCAAAGGAGAGCATGCTAGTG GCTCTAAGATACGCCATTCAAACATATAACGAACACAAGTCTTCATGGGAGGGATTAATGAAAAGAGGTATGACGAGAGATTACACGTGGGAAAAAGCCGCCACTCAATACGAGCAAATCATCGAGTGGGCATTCATGGATCCACCCTATTGCTAA